AGCAGATCGTCGGCCGACGCCTTGTACTTCGGCAGATCGGCGAGCGTCGACGCCATCGTCAGCGACAGGTAGCCGTCGCGGCCGAGCACGAGCGTGCGGTAGTTCACGCCATCGTTTTCGGGGTTCGCGGCCGCGCCCTTGTCGCGGATGATCGCGGACCACACGAGCCGGTGCGAGGCCGCGTCGTACGCGGGCGCCTTCGCCCAGCCGACCACCTCGGTTTCGGGCAGGCCGCGCTCCTTGCGCGCCGGGTTGTCTTCCTCGGTGCCGGCCTGCAGGCTCTTCAGCAATTCGTCGGGTTTCCAGTCCTTCGCGTCGTCGTCGCGGATGTAGCCGCTCGGCTCGAACGACACGACCGAGATCCAGTCGGCATCCGGATCGTCGGGCAGCACGAGGCCGACCAGCTTCGATTCGTCGATCGAGTTGCCCATCGACCGCAGGTAGCGGCCGGCTTCGGCGGCCGGCACGAACGACTCGCCGGCCTTCAGCTTCAGCACGGCTTCGTGCTTCACGTCGATATCGGTCGGCCCTTTGACGACGGCTTCGTTGGCGGCCGCGGCGGCGGCCCGCATTTCGACCTGTGCGGCTTCGGTCTGCGCATGGCTGCCGGTTGCGGCGAATGCGAGCATCGCCGCGCAGGCGAGCCGGGCGGCAAGTTTTTTCATTTTCATTGTTGGATTCCCCTGGAATGCCTTGTTGTGAACGTGCGCGGCACCGGCCCGTGCGTTGTCGTCCAGGGTCCGGCGCCGCCTCTCAGGTGGCACGGGGGCTATGGTAACGCAGCGCCGGGACGCGCCCGGGGAACGGCGCGATGCTTACGTCGCAGGTAATGCCCAACGCGCGCGGGATTGCCTATCATCTGCTGCATGAACCCGACCGCCGCCCTCCATTCGCCCTCCCCGTCCGCCAGCCGCGCGTCCGGCATCGGCCCGCTGCTGCGCACGTGGCGCCAGCGCCGGCGCCTGAGCCAGATGGCGCTCGCGCTCGACGCGGAGGTGTCCGCGCGCCACCTGAGCTTCGTCGAATCGGGCCGCGCCCAGCCGAGCCGCGAGATGGTGCTGCATCTCGCCGAGCGTCTCGACGTGCCGCTGCGCGAACGCAATGCGCTGCTCGTCGCAGCCGGGTTCGCGCCGCTCTTTCGCGAGCGGCCGTTTTCCGACCCGCAGCTGGATGCCGCGCGCCATGCGGTCGAAGCCGTGCTGCGCGGCCACGAGCCCTACCCGGCGCTGGCGGTGGACCGCCACTGGACGCTGCTCGCCGCGA
The sequence above is drawn from the Burkholderia stabilis genome and encodes:
- a CDS encoding DUF2167 domain-containing protein, whose product is MKKLAARLACAAMLAFAATGSHAQTEAAQVEMRAAAAAANEAVVKGPTDIDVKHEAVLKLKAGESFVPAAEAGRYLRSMGNSIDESKLVGLVLPDDPDADWISVVSFEPSGYIRDDDAKDWKPDELLKSLQAGTEEDNPARKERGLPETEVVGWAKAPAYDAASHRLVWSAIIRDKGAAANPENDGVNYRTLVLGRDGYLSLTMASTLADLPKYKASADDLLSNISFNDGKRYADFNKSTDHVAEYGLAALIVGVGAKKLGLLALIGAFAVKFFKIGAVALLAGGAALKRFFGRKPKAATVPAVADASDASSTERKE